Proteins encoded by one window of Pseudokineococcus lusitanus:
- a CDS encoding oligosaccharide flippase family protein — translation MRSHVGGAGRPVGGAGRSAGSPGDQAPPGGAVARAGRGGGLALVGALCSQGALLLLVVLVARQGALDVGRYTTAVATQSLLVLLALAGFRAALTRFAAVHLADGDGARLRGLLLLGLGTSGALALAGALVLGLAAPLLAGVLGDPALVPLLRLVALALPGAVLAEAALSATQGWRTQRAHTLVGRVAEPLLRLGLTALALALGAGTTGAVAVLVVSGWSGAVVALLVLRRWTRRAAPAPGRVVEVRSVLSFAVVSWVASVAATGLVWADVLLLGALATQEEVGAYAVATRLAALVVLAAPPVVGAASPHLAHLLHVGDRAGAARVYAAATRWTLLLALPAAVVVARHPEDLLGVFGGGYAAAAPVTLVLLVGHLVAAAAGPCTALLTMAGRVRLSMAVNVAVLVGDVVLVLVLVPRYGALGAAVAWAVALVVGNTVKLVLARTAVGVRAGAEGGLRLAGATAAGALVSVPAGRLAGAVAGPEGLLDAAWAGAVLVTGPAVLLTFAAVLLLAGLPPEDRELAAAATRRLRRRGARRPGPPPGGPAPG, via the coding sequence ATGAGGTCGCACGTCGGGGGAGCGGGGCGACCGGTCGGGGGAGCGGGGCGGTCGGCGGGGTCGCCGGGTGACCAGGCACCGCCCGGGGGCGCGGTCGCGCGCGCGGGCCGCGGCGGCGGGCTCGCCCTCGTCGGCGCGCTGTGCTCGCAGGGCGCGCTCCTCCTCCTCGTCGTCCTCGTGGCCCGGCAGGGCGCGCTCGACGTCGGCCGGTACACGACCGCCGTCGCCACGCAGTCGCTCCTCGTCCTCCTGGCGCTCGCGGGCTTCCGCGCCGCGCTGACACGGTTCGCCGCCGTCCACCTCGCCGACGGCGACGGCGCCCGCCTGCGCGGCCTCCTGCTCCTCGGCCTCGGCACGAGCGGCGCGCTGGCCCTCGCCGGCGCGCTCGTCCTCGGCCTCGCCGCGCCCCTGCTCGCCGGGGTGCTGGGCGACCCGGCGCTCGTCCCGCTGCTGCGGCTCGTCGCGCTCGCCCTGCCCGGGGCCGTGCTGGCCGAGGCGGCGCTGTCGGCGACGCAGGGGTGGCGGACGCAGCGGGCGCACACGCTCGTGGGGCGGGTGGCCGAGCCGCTGCTGCGGCTCGGGCTCACCGCGCTCGCCCTCGCCCTCGGCGCCGGGACGACGGGCGCCGTGGCGGTCCTCGTCGTCTCGGGGTGGTCCGGCGCCGTCGTCGCCCTGCTCGTCCTGCGCCGCTGGACGCGCCGGGCCGCCCCGGCGCCGGGGCGCGTCGTCGAGGTGCGCTCGGTCCTGTCCTTCGCGGTCGTCAGCTGGGTGGCGTCGGTCGCGGCGACCGGCCTCGTGTGGGCCGACGTCCTCCTCCTCGGCGCGCTCGCCACCCAGGAGGAGGTCGGCGCGTACGCGGTGGCGACGCGCCTGGCCGCCCTCGTCGTCCTCGCCGCCCCGCCCGTCGTCGGCGCGGCCTCGCCCCACCTCGCGCACCTGCTGCACGTCGGCGACCGCGCCGGCGCCGCCCGGGTCTACGCCGCCGCGACGCGCTGGACGCTGCTGCTCGCCCTGCCGGCCGCCGTCGTCGTCGCCCGCCACCCGGAGGACCTCCTGGGCGTCTTCGGCGGCGGGTACGCGGCCGCCGCGCCCGTGACGCTCGTGCTGCTCGTCGGCCACCTCGTCGCGGCGGCGGCCGGACCCTGCACCGCGCTGCTGACGATGGCCGGCCGGGTGCGGCTGTCGATGGCCGTCAACGTGGCCGTGCTCGTCGGCGACGTCGTCCTCGTGCTCGTCCTCGTGCCCCGGTACGGGGCGCTCGGCGCCGCGGTGGCGTGGGCCGTGGCGCTCGTCGTCGGCAACACCGTCAAGCTCGTGCTGGCCCGGACGGCGGTCGGCGTGCGGGCCGGCGCCGAGGGCGGCCTGCGCCTCGCCGGCGCGACGGCGGCCGGCGCGCTCGTGTCCGTCCCGGCCGGCCGGCTCGCCGGTGCCGTCGCGGGCCCGGAGGGCCTGCTCGACGCCGCCTGGGCGGGCGCCGTCCTCGT